The Aulosira sp. FACHB-615 genomic sequence TGCTCAAGTCTGGCGACCGACGCAACTGTCTCCTTTATGCCGGGAAACCCGTCCACCGCACTGCCTCCTCCTGAGTGCTGAATTCTTACTGAAAAAGCTATTAGCAGTTAATTTTTAAGCTAATAGCTACTAATCTATTTATGAAACTGTATCCATAGCTAATACAGGTATTTGTATGAAAGATTCCACTTTTTTATCAACAAAGTTTTTACTGATGATTTCTTGATATATTTCTATATCTGCTTGCCAGTTATTAATTACTTGTTGTAAGCTGAACAACCGTTCTGAGGAATTGTCTCCTGTTAACTCATAACTAAAACTACCATTAAACATGACAATAGGAGTCATGGTTTCATCTTCCTGGCGAATTGCAGCTTCGTTAATACTGAGATAAAAAGGACTACGTTCTAAGCTATATACTAAGTTTAATGATGCACGCACTTTGGCTTTTCCGATTTCTTGCCATTCCCCAGGTGCTAATAATGTTTCACTCAAATATTTACCAGCATCTTGCTGTTGCTCAAAGGTAATGTGACTTCTGGGATTTAAGCCTACTCCTTCATATTCTAAGTTTGGTAGTGCTTGCACATATTTGCGAACAATTTCGGGGATTTCTACTTGTGTTATTTCTTTTCCCTCAATCGATTCAAGGAACATAATGCGACTTGGTTCGGCAATAATGTTGACTCCTGATGTGTAAGCTATTTGAACTACATTATTTGTCAATACTGGTTGACGAGCCAGTTCCCATTCAGAAGGTACAATGCCACTGTATTTTAAGAAGTCGGGATTAAGTATTGTGGGTTTATGATTTTTGACAGCAATAACAATCCCAAATTCCTGCACAGTTAACTTTTGACTCATGAGGCTCCCCTGAAATTGGTTATTTTGAGAATTTTTATTTTGCTACGCAACCCACAGTAATTTTTCTAGATTTTTCCCTGAAATCTAGTCTTAGCTTATGGATTATCAAGATATTTCTTTTGCTAGAGCAAATCGCCTACAAAAACTAGACCCTCTCTTTCTGTCATAGTTTTTCAGCCCTTTTTATATTTTTAATCGCTTTAACGATTTTAAAAATGCGAATATTTACTGATTTTTCCGTAATTATCATATTTACGTAAAATAGCTGATTTTTCTGAGAAAAATATAAATTCTTTATCTAAATAAGATAATCTTATTATGAAGAAGGATTCAGAAATCAGGATTCAAAACAATTCAAGAGTCAACCCCTTCGGGGAATTCAAAATTCAAAATTATTAATTCAAAATTGAAGACTTAGGAGTGAGGGCTTGAAGCCCGCCACTGATTGTAGACCACTGATTCCTTGAATCAGTGGGGGCTTGTACCTAGAATTAATTAATTAATTCAAAATTATTCTTATTCTTCATTTTGAATTTTGAATTTTGAATTCAAAAAATGGTCAAAATTACAATCAGTGAGGGATTCAGAGCAACCACTGATTGCACTCTGACTTTTGAATTCTTCTTAATTTTGAATTTTGAATTCAAAGATTAGTCGATTATCTCACATTTTGTAGACTATCAAAAGACGAACTAAACATATCAGTAAAAATTGAAATTATCTTTCGCTCTCGAACTTTAATATTGGTACTCACACCCATTCCAGACTGCAAACTAATATTACGTCCAGAAACAGCTAACTGCTGACTATCAAGCTGTATCTTTGCAGGAAATCTGTAGAATGGATAAATTTGATCTGGTGGTAAAGCATCAGAACCAATCCAAACTAATTTACCTTTGATATCACCAAACTCACTAAAAGGAAATGAATCAATTCTGACATCTACCGTCATTCCGGTCTTAACAAACCCAATATCTTTATTAGTAATATAAACCTTGGCAACAAGCGCATTGTTTGGAACAACTTTCAAGATTGGTTCGCTGGACGTGACTACAAATCCTGGTGTGTGTGCCTTCATCTCAAAAATAATTCCGTCAACAGGTGCTACTATTTCTTGATACTTTAGATTCATTTGCGTTTGACTAATTTGTGAATCAATCTCGGCAATTTTTTTATTATTTTCGACAATCGCTTTTGTTAATTGTGAGTCAATTTCAGCAATCCGCTTATTATTCTCCGCAATTTGATTGAGCCAATCTCTGCGAGACAGAGCAATGGTGTTGACTAATTTAGCTTTGGCTTGGGCAATAGCTGATTGTAATCGAGCTTTTTCTTGTGTTAGTTGGTCAATTTCACTTTGAATATTGCGAACGTCTTGTTGTTGTTTAAGATACTGAATCCTAGATATCGCACCATTTTGCATCAAGGGAGTTACATCATTCAGTATTCCTTGATTCATTTTCTGGTTATCTAAATTAGTAGCAAGCTTAATATCTGCTTGTTGTAATTGACGTTGAAATTGCTCAATTTCTGATTGGGCAGCTACTATACGTGCATTTAACTCTGCTATGTTAGACTGTAAACGTTCTTGCTGTTCTAAGGTGAGGGAAATATTGTTTTTCCTTCCATTCAATAGAGCGCGGTATACTTGATTATCTGCTATCAAAGTGGCTCGACTCTTGGTTAAATCTAACATTTGGCTGGAGATTTTTAATGTCGAGGCATCTTCTAAGTTACTACCTGATAGTTTTGACTTATAAAATTGATTTTCTTGAATTAAACTAGTACGAATTTGCCAAAATGAATATAATTGTGCTTTGGCAGTTGTATTATCAAGAGACAAAAGTTGTTGCCCTGCTTTGACTGTTTGACCATCCTCAACAAATATTTCTTTTACGACTCCACCTACAGGTGCTTGGATTTCTTTTGTTGCCCCTGATGCTTCTAATTTACCTGTAGCTGATACGGCTTCTTCAATTGTAGCAATGTTCGCCCAAACGATTGTCCCTGCCGTAGAAAGCATTAATCCCCACAGGATAGCTCTCGACCATTTTCGTGATTGT encodes the following:
- a CDS encoding HlyD family efflux transporter periplasmic adaptor subunit produces the protein MNSNNNNGKYSNNDNIESIPEKISPISPTPPLPHSSPPPLLPSPTPPNHSPRYVPKFDQPVILKQSRKWSRAILWGLMLSTAGTIVWANIATIEEAVSATGKLEASGATKEIQAPVGGVVKEIFVEDGQTVKAGQQLLSLDNTTAKAQLYSFWQIRTSLIQENQFYKSKLSGSNLEDASTLKISSQMLDLTKSRATLIADNQVYRALLNGRKNNISLTLEQQERLQSNIAELNARIVAAQSEIEQFQRQLQQADIKLATNLDNQKMNQGILNDVTPLMQNGAISRIQYLKQQQDVRNIQSEIDQLTQEKARLQSAIAQAKAKLVNTIALSRRDWLNQIAENNKRIAEIDSQLTKAIVENNKKIAEIDSQISQTQMNLKYQEIVAPVDGIIFEMKAHTPGFVVTSSEPILKVVPNNALVAKVYITNKDIGFVKTGMTVDVRIDSFPFSEFGDIKGKLVWIGSDALPPDQIYPFYRFPAKIQLDSQQLAVSGRNISLQSGMGVSTNIKVRERKIISIFTDMFSSSFDSLQNVR